From Aquificota bacterium, one genomic window encodes:
- a CDS encoding TlpA family protein disulfide reductase, with product MLLLLSLLFISCSKDTLPKIEVKTLEGKKVYLSDYKGKKVLLYVWSRTCAGHSKDLGKLNQITEERKDYTIISYAIAMEREDVIKSYKDIGIEPKFITLIDTEVRFNDHFPITFLPSTYLFDEKGKLIKSYPGLYVP from the coding sequence TTGCTCCTTCTCCTCTCCCTCCTTTTTATATCTTGTTCCAAGGACACTCTTCCCAAAATAGAGGTAAAGACCCTTGAGGGTAAAAAGGTCTACCTTTCGGACTATAAGGGCAAAAAGGTGCTCCTTTATGTGTGGAGTAGGACATGCGCAGGCCACTCAAAGGACCTTGGAAAGCTAAACCAGATTACAGAAGAGAGGAAAGATTACACCATAATCTCCTACGCCATAGCCATGGAAAGAGAGGATGTGATAAAGAGCTACAAGGACATAGGGATTGAACCAAAGTTTATCACATTGATTGATACGGAGGTGCGCTTCAACGACCACTTTCCCATAACCTTTTTACCTTCCACATACCTTTTTGACGAAAAAGGGAAACTTATAAAATCCTACCCGGGCCTATATGTTCCTTAG
- the glmS gene encoding glutamine--fructose-6-phosphate transaminase (isomerizing) — translation MCGIIGYVGSNPALLVLLQGLERLEYRGYDSAGVALIENGSLYVEKKVGKIRELVRSLWGKELKAVVGIGHTRWATHGEVCELNAHPHTDNRGEFALVHNGIIENYRELKEELERQGVEYRSQTDTEAIVHLIALNYDGDLLRTVLKVIKRLKGAYAFAVISTREPNRIVAVRYGSPLVVGVGKGENFIASDIPALLPFTRTVIPLGDGEVVDLRPDGFFIYDFEGNLLTKEVMHIAWDVISAEKGGFKHFMLKEIFEQPRTLGDTIKGYISRDYEMPINLRDFRRVLVVACGTSYHAGLVGKYWIEKYAKVPVEVVYASELRYSDSPVDERDLVLAISQSGETADTRFSALAMKERGATLLSIVNVIGSALDRESDYTLYTHAGPEIGVAATKTFTAQLAVLYALAISHSEDNNTLMDGLLKVPHLVEEVLSDAEAIRSLALKYADYKNVLYLGRYLSYPVALEGALKLKEISYIHAEGYPAGEMKHGPIALIDEKTPTVAVAPRDRVYEKILSNIEEVLARKGRVLGVGFKGDENLKRLCTDLIEVPPIEEDLTPFLTVVPLQLFAYYMADYLGLDVDQPRNLAKTVTVE, via the coding sequence ATGTGTGGAATAATAGGCTATGTGGGGTCCAATCCTGCCCTTTTGGTGCTACTGCAAGGGCTTGAGAGGCTTGAGTATAGAGGGTATGATTCTGCCGGTGTGGCTCTCATAGAGAACGGAAGCCTCTATGTGGAGAAGAAGGTGGGAAAGATAAGGGAGCTGGTGAGAAGCCTGTGGGGGAAGGAGCTGAAGGCTGTAGTTGGCATAGGGCATACCAGATGGGCTACCCATGGTGAGGTCTGCGAGCTAAACGCCCATCCTCATACAGATAATAGAGGAGAGTTTGCGCTGGTGCACAACGGCATTATAGAAAACTACAGGGAGCTAAAGGAGGAGCTGGAGAGGCAAGGTGTGGAGTATAGGTCCCAAACGGACACGGAAGCCATAGTGCATCTCATAGCACTAAACTACGATGGAGACCTTCTTAGGACGGTTTTAAAAGTTATAAAAAGGCTAAAGGGAGCTTACGCCTTTGCGGTAATATCCACAAGGGAGCCAAACAGGATTGTGGCCGTAAGGTATGGAAGCCCTCTGGTGGTGGGTGTGGGAAAGGGTGAAAACTTTATAGCCTCGGACATACCAGCCCTCTTGCCCTTTACAAGGACCGTTATACCCTTGGGGGATGGTGAGGTGGTAGATTTAAGGCCCGATGGCTTCTTTATATACGATTTTGAGGGGAACCTACTTACAAAGGAGGTCATGCATATCGCTTGGGATGTTATCTCTGCAGAGAAGGGGGGCTTTAAGCATTTTATGCTAAAGGAGATCTTTGAACAGCCAAGGACCTTAGGAGATACCATAAAAGGCTACATATCCAGAGATTATGAGATGCCCATAAACCTTAGGGATTTTAGGCGCGTGCTTGTTGTGGCCTGCGGCACCTCCTACCATGCGGGCCTTGTAGGAAAGTATTGGATTGAGAAGTATGCCAAGGTGCCGGTGGAGGTGGTTTATGCCTCTGAACTAAGATACTCGGACAGCCCTGTGGACGAGAGGGACTTAGTGCTTGCCATATCTCAATCTGGTGAGACTGCGGACACGAGGTTTTCTGCCCTTGCCATGAAGGAAAGGGGTGCCACTCTTTTGTCCATAGTGAACGTGATAGGGAGCGCCCTTGACAGGGAGTCGGATTACACCCTTTATACCCATGCCGGTCCAGAGATAGGCGTGGCGGCCACAAAGACCTTTACGGCCCAATTGGCCGTGCTTTATGCCCTTGCCATAAGCCATTCGGAAGATAATAATACCCTTATGGATGGACTTCTTAAGGTGCCACACCTTGTGGAAGAGGTGCTTTCCGATGCAGAGGCCATAAGAAGCTTAGCCTTAAAGTATGCCGATTACAAGAATGTCCTTTATCTGGGTAGGTATTTGAGCTATCCCGTTGCCCTTGAGGGAGCTTTAAAGCTCAAAGAGATCTCTTACATACACGCTGAGGGCTACCCTGCTGGTGAGATGAAGCATGGGCCCATAGCCCTTATAGATGAAAAGACGCCTACGGTGGCTGTGGCACCAAGGGACAGGGTCTATGAAAAGATCCTTTCCAACATAGAGGAGGTTTTGGCAAGGAAAGGAAGGGTTTTGGGAGTGGGCTTTAAGGGGGATGAAAACCTCAAAAGGCTTTGCACAGACCTTATAGAAGTGCCTCCCATTGAAGAGGACCTTACTCCCTTCTTGACCGTAGTGCCTCTGCAACTCTTTGCCTACTATATGGCGGACTACCTTGGCCTTGATGTGGACCAGCCAAGGAACTTGGCAAAAACGGTCACCGTTGAGTAA
- a CDS encoding transglycosylase SLT domain-containing protein: protein MPLLLLLLTFLYAWSQLPKEYELLIQFKQTSDPSIAYRILKDYPDAVFKDDLMLLLAKLEKSKGREEEAKRLIKDINPKNLSPQYKEEYVSLWKDLGLDPKEGFLKHPALFREFIPQLRLSPEEALSASEELFRKRYYKEVISLLEPLEFGKTCYMLGRSYLSLKEREKAIGIFERCEDERAKADLAVLYFELGQKDQSERILSTIQDKKLLSDALFRMGRQCLTRENYGCAIDYLSRMEPSYRREFNLGLSYYALGNYSKALESFLRSLEYTRDKEERSASYFWAYKSAFMIDKERANEYLIKASNGNGFYYAVSSAMLGLPVASKAMRVVMEDESFPKTASIIRAIWLAGFPGYARLEAFKRIREMTSSDILALSKLDTYLAIRLATRKYGYGSLVYSAVAFPKPYRDIVERASNTYGISPALIYAVMRQESLFDTYAISVAGAKGLMQLLDGTAQYVARREGIRIKNLFHPETNILLGVAYLRYLLDMWNGDLVRALASYNAGPTRVKDWNSTEDVYLFIETVPIAETRNYVKRVLYNYYVYSDLLK from the coding sequence ATGCCCTTATTACTCTTACTCCTTACCTTCCTTTACGCTTGGTCCCAACTTCCAAAAGAGTATGAACTTCTTATTCAATTCAAACAGACTTCAGACCCTTCCATAGCCTACAGGATACTAAAGGATTACCCCGATGCGGTCTTCAAAGATGACCTTATGCTCCTTTTGGCAAAGCTGGAAAAGTCTAAGGGAAGGGAAGAAGAGGCCAAAAGGCTAATTAAGGATATAAACCCAAAGAACTTAAGCCCGCAGTATAAAGAAGAATATGTTAGTCTTTGGAAGGACCTTGGCCTTGACCCAAAGGAGGGTTTTTTAAAGCATCCTGCGCTTTTCAGAGAGTTTATACCACAGCTAAGGCTTAGCCCAGAGGAGGCCCTTAGTGCCTCGGAAGAACTCTTCAGAAAAAGGTATTACAAAGAAGTGATAAGCCTTTTGGAGCCTTTGGAATTCGGTAAGACATGCTATATGCTTGGAAGGTCCTATCTATCTCTTAAGGAAAGGGAGAAGGCCATTGGGATCTTTGAAAGGTGTGAGGATGAGAGGGCAAAGGCGGACCTTGCGGTCCTCTACTTTGAGCTTGGCCAAAAAGATCAAAGCGAAAGGATACTTTCTACCATTCAAGATAAAAAGCTTTTGTCCGATGCCCTCTTTAGAATGGGAAGGCAGTGTTTGACAAGGGAGAACTATGGGTGTGCTATTGATTACCTTTCTCGCATGGAACCATCTTACAGGAGGGAGTTTAACTTAGGACTTTCTTACTATGCCTTAGGGAACTATTCAAAGGCTCTTGAGAGCTTTCTTAGGTCCTTGGAATACACAAGGGATAAGGAGGAGAGGTCTGCCAGCTACTTTTGGGCCTACAAGAGCGCCTTTATGATAGACAAAGAGAGAGCCAACGAGTATCTTATAAAGGCATCCAATGGAAATGGCTTTTACTATGCGGTATCCAGCGCCATGCTTGGCCTTCCTGTGGCAAGCAAGGCCATGAGGGTGGTGATGGAGGATGAGAGTTTTCCAAAAACTGCGAGTATTATAAGGGCAATATGGCTTGCCGGCTTTCCAGGGTATGCAAGGCTTGAGGCCTTCAAAAGGATAAGGGAGATGACCTCCTCCGATATCCTTGCCCTATCAAAGCTTGACACCTACCTTGCCATCAGGCTTGCCACTAGAAAATACGGCTATGGAAGCCTTGTATACAGCGCGGTAGCCTTTCCAAAGCCCTATAGGGATATAGTAGAAAGGGCTTCTAACACCTACGGCATTAGTCCAGCTTTAATATACGCGGTTATGAGGCAGGAGAGCCTCTTTGACACCTATGCAATCTCCGTCGCGGGCGCCAAGGGCCTTATGCAACTCCTAGATGGCACAGCCCAGTATGTGGCAAGAAGGGAGGGAATAAGGATAAAAAACCTCTTTCATCCGGAGACCAACATACTTTTAGGAGTGGCCTACCTTAGATATCTGCTTGATATGTGGAATGGAGACTTAGTTAGGGCCCTTGCCAGCTACAACGCCGGCCCCACAAGGGTGAAAGACTGGAACAGCACAGAAGATGTCTATCTCTTTATAGAAACGGTGCCAATAGCGGAAACTAGAAACTACGTAAAGAGGGTGCTTTACAACTACTATGTCTATTCTGACCTATTAAAGTGA
- a CDS encoding threonine synthase produces MAKALALKCRECGREYPIEPIHVCEFCFGPLEVKYDYEEIKKNISRKKIEEGPKSLWRYIDLLPVEEPRVGFHAGFTPLKKAENLGKLLGLDNLYIKDDSVNHPTLSFKDRVVSVAISKAIEFGFDTTACASTGNLANSVASHSAQAGLNCFVFIPANLESQKIYGSLVFAPTVVAVEGTYDDVNRLCSEIANELPWAFVNINIRPFYAEGSKTLAFEVVEQLGWRAPDAVVAPAASGSLVTKIWKGLKEMAIVGLIDEVKTRVYGAQAEGCSPIAQAWKEGRDFIKPVKPNTIAKSIAIGNPADGIYAIQVTKESKGDWETATDEEIIEGIKLLAETEGIFTETAGGTTIAVLKKLAQRGAFRRDEVVVAYITGNGYKTMEVLDNHLKETIHIKPTLADFKEKILARV; encoded by the coding sequence ATGGCAAAGGCCCTGGCTCTCAAGTGTAGGGAGTGCGGAAGAGAGTACCCCATAGAGCCTATCCATGTATGTGAGTTCTGCTTTGGCCCTCTTGAGGTCAAGTATGACTATGAGGAGATAAAGAAGAACATAAGCAGGAAGAAGATAGAGGAAGGTCCAAAGAGCCTATGGCGGTATATAGACCTTTTACCCGTGGAAGAGCCAAGGGTGGGCTTTCACGCGGGCTTTACACCGTTAAAAAAGGCGGAAAACCTTGGCAAGCTTTTGGGCCTTGACAACCTTTACATAAAGGACGATTCGGTAAACCACCCAACCCTCTCTTTTAAGGACAGGGTTGTCTCCGTTGCCATATCCAAGGCCATAGAGTTTGGTTTTGATACTACAGCCTGCGCCTCCACTGGGAACCTTGCCAATTCGGTAGCAAGCCACTCTGCACAGGCTGGCCTAAACTGCTTTGTCTTTATCCCAGCCAACCTTGAATCCCAAAAGATATACGGAAGCCTTGTTTTTGCTCCCACCGTGGTGGCAGTGGAAGGCACCTACGACGATGTAAACAGGCTATGCTCAGAGATAGCCAATGAGCTTCCTTGGGCCTTTGTCAACATAAACATAAGGCCCTTCTATGCAGAAGGTTCAAAAACCTTAGCCTTTGAGGTAGTGGAACAGCTTGGCTGGAGAGCGCCGGATGCGGTGGTAGCGCCAGCGGCTTCAGGCTCCCTTGTCACCAAAATATGGAAGGGCCTAAAGGAGATGGCCATAGTGGGCCTAATAGATGAGGTAAAGACAAGGGTCTACGGCGCCCAGGCGGAAGGATGCTCTCCCATAGCTCAGGCATGGAAGGAGGGAAGGGACTTTATAAAGCCTGTAAAGCCCAACACCATAGCCAAGTCCATAGCCATAGGAAACCCAGCCGACGGCATATACGCCATCCAGGTCACAAAAGAAAGCAAAGGAGATTGGGAAACTGCCACCGATGAGGAGATCATAGAAGGCATAAAGCTCCTTGCGGAGACAGAAGGTATATTTACAGAAACGGCAGGTGGCACTACCATTGCAGTTCTTAAAAAGCTTGCTCAAAGAGGCGCCTTCAGAAGGGATGAGGTGGTGGTAGCCTACATCACAGGCAACGGCTACAAGACCATGGAGGTCTTAGACAACCACCTTAAGGAGACCATTCACATAAAGCCAACCCTTGCAGACTTTAAAGAAAAGATCCTTGCCCGTGTTTAA
- the hemL gene encoding glutamate-1-semialdehyde 2,1-aminomutase has translation MKNRELFEKARSLMPGGVSSPVRAFKAVGGDPIIVSRAKGSRLWDVEDKEYIDFLMSWGPLILGHAHPKVVEAVKEQSQKGLSYGLTNPYEIELAELVASCMPSVEMVRFVSSGTEATMSAIRLARGYTGKKYVVKFEGCYHGHGDALLVSAGSGVATLGIPGTPGVPEEVARLTLVIPYNNTEALEEVFKRYGEDIACVIVEPVAGNMGVVLPKPGFLEAIRDLTKRYGALFICDEVITNFRLSKGGAQEVFNVEPDITCMGKILGGGMPLGAYGGRREIMEKVAPEGPIYQAGTLSGNPLSMVAGLATIRELLSLDPYQELERLTKKLTDGLSKILSDKGIAHRINQIASMFTVFFTDREVYDYESAKSSNTELFGRFFRALLKEGVLIPPSQFEAWFLSTAHQEEDIDLALERIDRAIRSL, from the coding sequence ATGAAAAACAGGGAACTCTTTGAGAAGGCAAGGTCTCTTATGCCGGGGGGTGTTAGCTCTCCGGTCAGAGCCTTTAAGGCTGTAGGTGGGGACCCTATCATAGTCTCAAGGGCAAAAGGCTCAAGGCTTTGGGATGTGGAAGATAAGGAATACATAGACTTTCTCATGTCTTGGGGGCCTCTCATCTTAGGCCATGCCCATCCCAAAGTTGTGGAAGCGGTAAAAGAACAATCTCAAAAGGGGCTTTCCTATGGCCTTACAAATCCTTATGAGATAGAGCTTGCGGAGCTTGTGGCCTCTTGCATGCCCTCTGTGGAGATGGTAAGGTTTGTCTCTTCTGGCACGGAGGCCACCATGTCCGCCATAAGACTGGCAAGGGGCTATACGGGCAAAAAATATGTGGTGAAGTTTGAAGGCTGTTATCATGGGCATGGTGATGCCCTTTTGGTGAGTGCTGGGTCTGGTGTGGCCACCCTTGGCATTCCGGGAACTCCGGGAGTGCCGGAAGAGGTAGCAAGGCTCACTCTTGTGATACCCTATAACAACACAGAGGCCTTAGAAGAGGTCTTTAAAAGGTATGGGGAAGATATAGCCTGCGTGATAGTGGAGCCTGTGGCTGGGAATATGGGTGTGGTCCTTCCAAAGCCGGGCTTTTTGGAGGCCATAAGGGACCTAACTAAAAGGTATGGTGCTCTATTTATCTGCGATGAGGTCATTACCAACTTTAGGCTTTCTAAGGGTGGGGCCCAAGAGGTTTTTAACGTAGAGCCGGATATTACATGTATGGGGAAAATACTTGGTGGTGGTATGCCCTTGGGAGCATACGGTGGAAGAAGGGAGATTATGGAGAAGGTGGCACCAGAGGGGCCTATCTATCAGGCAGGGACACTTTCGGGCAATCCCCTTTCCATGGTGGCTGGCCTTGCCACCATAAGGGAGCTTCTAAGCCTTGACCCATACCAAGAGCTGGAAAGGCTAACAAAGAAGCTCACAGATGGCCTTTCTAAAATACTATCGGACAAAGGCATAGCCCACCGCATAAACCAGATAGCCTCCATGTTTACAGTCTTCTTTACAGACAGAGAGGTCTATGACTATGAAAGTGCAAAAAGCTCAAATACAGAGCTCTTTGGAAGGTTCTTTAGGGCCCTGCTGAAGGAAGGTGTTCTCATACCACCATCCCAGTTTGAGGCATGGTTTTTAAGCACGGCTCACCAAGAGGAAGATATTGACCTTGCCCTTGAGAGGATAGACAGGGCAATAAGGTCACTTTAA
- the rfbA gene encoding glucose-1-phosphate thymidylyltransferase RfbA, producing the protein MKAVILAGGSGTRLYPTTKLINKHFLPIYNKPMIYYPISLVMLLKIKDIVFVINPEDEPMFLKLFEVLQRLGLNVSYVFQEKPNGLAEGLILTEDFIKDSNVMYLLGDNLLYGHNVWKELDQAKREVEEGKTGAYTFGYYVKDPHRFGIVEFDEKGRVISIEEKPKRPKSHFAVIGIYFFDKKVVEFAKRVKPSERGELEITSVLQEYINIGELKVKTLGRGFAWFDAGTYDSFLEASHFVSTIENKTGLMIGCLEEIAYRNGWISKEELLELAKPLSKTDYGRYLIKLVEEEHAL; encoded by the coding sequence ATGAAGGCAGTCATCCTTGCGGGGGGAAGTGGCACAAGGCTATATCCAACCACAAAGCTTATAAACAAGCATTTTCTTCCCATTTACAACAAGCCCATGATCTATTATCCCATTTCCTTAGTTATGCTTTTAAAGATTAAGGACATTGTCTTTGTGATAAACCCGGAAGATGAGCCTATGTTTTTAAAGCTTTTTGAAGTTCTTCAAAGGCTTGGGTTAAATGTGAGCTATGTTTTTCAAGAAAAGCCTAACGGCCTTGCAGAGGGTTTGATCCTTACAGAGGATTTTATAAAAGACTCCAATGTTATGTATTTACTTGGTGATAACCTTTTGTATGGACACAATGTATGGAAGGAGCTTGATCAGGCAAAAAGGGAGGTGGAAGAGGGCAAGACTGGTGCCTATACCTTTGGGTATTATGTAAAAGACCCTCACAGGTTTGGTATTGTGGAGTTTGATGAAAAGGGAAGGGTTATAAGCATAGAAGAAAAGCCAAAGCGTCCCAAATCCCATTTTGCGGTTATAGGCATTTACTTCTTTGACAAAAAGGTTGTAGAGTTTGCCAAAAGGGTAAAGCCTTCCGAGAGGGGAGAGCTTGAGATAACCTCTGTTCTTCAGGAATACATAAACATAGGAGAGCTAAAGGTTAAGACCCTTGGAAGGGGCTTTGCTTGGTTTGATGCAGGAACTTATGATAGCTTTTTGGAAGCAAGCCACTTTGTTTCCACCATTGAAAACAAAACGGGGCTTATGATAGGTTGCTTGGAAGAAATAGCCTACAGGAACGGATGGATTAGTAAAGAGGAGCTTCTTGAGCTTGCAAAACCTCTCTCAAAAACAGATTATGGAAGATATCTTATAAAGCTTGTGGAGGAAGAGCATGCCCTTTGA
- the rpoZ gene encoding DNA-directed RNA polymerase subunit omega, whose amino-acid sequence MSRRPNIEEALKKVSSRYELVHAAAKRVKQLLERGDDIFIRDRARGELIKKTFQAIEDIAQGKVQVIKIKKSANND is encoded by the coding sequence ATGAGTAGAAGGCCAAACATAGAGGAAGCTCTTAAAAAGGTATCTTCAAGGTATGAGCTTGTGCATGCGGCGGCAAAGAGGGTAAAACAGCTCCTTGAAAGGGGAGATGATATATTCATCAGAGACAGAGCAAGAGGTGAGCTAATAAAAAAGACCTTTCAAGCCATAGAAGATATAGCCCAAGGTAAGGTGCAAGTTATAAAGATTAAAAAGAGTGCAAACAATGATTAA
- the rfbC gene encoding dTDP-4-dehydrorhamnose 3,5-epimerase yields MPFEFERLELEGLVLIRPKVFRDERGFFLEFYKRSEFYKNGIEVEFLQDNHSASVKGTLRGLHYQKKPKVQGKLVRCVKGEIFDVAVDIRKGSKTFGKWFGIRLSEENQLMLWIPPGFAHGFLVLSDYAEVIYKVSHSEYSPGHDAGIRFDDPDLAIDWPIKDPNLLILSEKDKRLPYLKDLKEEDLL; encoded by the coding sequence ATGCCCTTTGAGTTTGAGAGGCTTGAACTTGAGGGCTTGGTTTTAATAAGGCCAAAGGTCTTTAGGGATGAGAGAGGCTTTTTCTTGGAGTTTTACAAAAGGTCAGAGTTTTACAAAAATGGAATAGAGGTGGAGTTTTTACAAGATAATCATTCAGCCTCTGTTAAAGGTACCTTAAGAGGGCTACACTATCAAAAGAAGCCAAAGGTTCAAGGAAAGCTGGTAAGGTGTGTTAAAGGTGAGATATTTGACGTGGCTGTGGATATTAGAAAGGGAAGCAAAACCTTTGGGAAGTGGTTTGGCATTAGGCTTTCGGAAGAAAACCAGCTTATGCTTTGGATACCCCCAGGCTTTGCCCATGGCTTTTTGGTCCTATCCGATTATGCAGAGGTTATCTATAAGGTCTCCCACTCAGAATACTCTCCCGGGCATGATGCAGGCATAAGGTTTGATGACCCAGACCTTGCCATAGATTGGCCCATAAAGGACCCAAACCTTTTGATCCTTTCGGAGAAGGACAAGAGATTGCCCTATCTTAAAGACTTAAAAGAGGAGGACCTACTTTGA
- the rfbB gene encoding dTDP-glucose 4,6-dehydratase — MKKVLITGAAGFIGSHFVKVALEKGYDILALDKLTYAGDLRRLEDVIKHIKFFQVDITDRESLEKVFREEKPDMVVHFAAESHVDRSILDPLSFIKTNVEGTFNLLDLSKKFEVERFINISTDEVYGELEDLEGEFTEDSCLRPNSPYSASKASADMLGRAYYRTYNLPVITVRPSNNYGPWQYPEKLIPVVILKAIRNEPIPVYGTGKNRREWLYVKDCAEGVLTVMEKGKVGEVYNLGSGIEKENLEVVKAILRILGKPEDLISFVKDRPGHDFRYRMNSQKIKRELGFSIKTDFEEGLRLTVDFYLNHLDWVQEKEEELKNLWRKVYS, encoded by the coding sequence TTGAAAAAAGTGCTTATTACAGGAGCAGCAGGCTTTATTGGAAGTCATTTTGTAAAGGTGGCCTTGGAGAAGGGATATGATATCTTGGCTTTGGATAAGCTAACTTATGCAGGAGACCTAAGAAGGCTTGAAGATGTGATAAAACATATAAAGTTTTTTCAGGTGGATATAACAGACAGGGAGAGTTTGGAAAAGGTCTTTAGGGAAGAAAAGCCAGATATGGTGGTGCATTTTGCGGCAGAAAGTCATGTAGACAGAAGCATCTTAGACCCATTATCCTTTATAAAAACCAACGTGGAAGGCACCTTTAACTTACTTGACCTTTCAAAAAAGTTTGAAGTGGAAAGGTTTATAAACATATCTACCGATGAGGTCTATGGAGAGCTGGAAGATTTGGAAGGCGAGTTTACGGAAGATTCTTGCCTTAGGCCTAACTCACCCTACTCTGCCTCCAAAGCCTCTGCAGACATGCTTGGAAGAGCCTACTACCGAACCTATAACCTACCGGTTATTACAGTTAGGCCTTCCAACAATTATGGACCATGGCAGTATCCAGAAAAGCTTATACCAGTGGTAATCCTAAAGGCCATAAGGAACGAACCTATACCAGTATATGGCACAGGGAAGAATAGAAGGGAATGGCTTTATGTAAAAGATTGTGCGGAAGGTGTTTTGACTGTTATGGAAAAGGGAAAGGTAGGAGAGGTTTATAACCTTGGTAGCGGCATAGAAAAGGAAAACTTAGAGGTGGTAAAGGCTATTTTAAGGATACTTGGAAAACCAGAGGACCTTATCTCCTTTGTAAAGGACAGGCCTGGGCATGATTTCAGATACAGGATGAACAGCCAAAAGATAAAAAGAGAGCTTGGCTTTAGTATAAAAACAGACTTTGAAGAAGGCCTAAGGCTTACCGTAGATTTTTATCTAAATCACTTAGACTGGGTCCAAGAGAAGGAAGAGGAGCTTAAAAACCTCTGGAGGAAGGTGTACTCTTGA